In Clostridia bacterium, a single genomic region encodes these proteins:
- a CDS encoding HD-GYP domain-containing protein, which produces MRRLPISCLRPGMRVARPVFSSTGHVLVNRGLILTEGIIRRLGLLGVPALYIEDGPDFDLPAEDVICEETRQQAVQQVRELFLAAQEDSAHLSRALLAAESLARTVEEIADELLARPEVVVNLTDIRAWDDYTFGHSVNVCVLSLLAGANLGLTRPQLYNLGLGAVLHDLGKVYVPQPVLQKPGSLTPEEFELVKRHAEWGHRLAREIAGAGTLAALIPLQHHERYNGQGYPQGIKGDEIHDFAVICGLADVFDALTAERVYRPAYPVHEAYEYLAGSGNLLFEHRLLCAFLDNLALYPTGTPVLLSTGEVAVVVKTTRGLARTPLVRVVLDPEGQPVTPYDLDLARHPDRVITRVLSPEEAAQLPNSSGSPAAV; this is translated from the coding sequence ATGCGACGGCTCCCCATTTCCTGCCTGCGGCCGGGCATGCGCGTGGCCCGGCCGGTATTCAGTTCTACCGGTCACGTGCTGGTCAACCGCGGGCTGATCCTCACCGAGGGCATCATCCGGCGCCTGGGACTTCTGGGAGTGCCGGCCTTGTACATAGAGGACGGGCCGGACTTCGACCTTCCGGCGGAGGACGTGATCTGCGAGGAAACCCGCCAACAGGCCGTTCAGCAGGTGCGGGAGCTCTTCCTCGCCGCCCAGGAGGACTCCGCCCACCTTTCCCGCGCCCTGCTTGCGGCCGAAAGCCTGGCCCGTACCGTGGAGGAGATTGCCGACGAGTTGCTGGCACGGCCGGAGGTGGTGGTCAACCTCACCGACATCCGCGCCTGGGACGACTATACCTTCGGGCATTCGGTCAACGTCTGCGTGCTGAGCCTCCTGGCCGGGGCCAACCTGGGCCTGACCCGGCCCCAGCTTTACAACCTGGGCCTGGGCGCCGTCCTGCACGATCTGGGCAAGGTCTACGTGCCCCAGCCGGTGCTGCAGAAGCCCGGCTCCCTTACCCCGGAGGAGTTCGAATTGGTCAAGCGGCACGCCGAATGGGGACACCGCCTGGCGCGGGAGATTGCCGGCGCCGGCACCCTGGCGGCGCTCATCCCCCTGCAGCACCACGAGCGCTACAACGGCCAGGGCTATCCCCAGGGCATCAAGGGGGACGAGATCCACGACTTCGCAGTGATCTGCGGCCTGGCCGACGTGTTCGACGCCCTCACCGCCGAGCGGGTCTACCGGCCGGCTTACCCGGTGCACGAGGCCTACGAGTACCTGGCGGGTTCGGGGAATCTCCTTTTCGAGCACCGCCTCTTGTGCGCCTTTCTGGACAACCTGGCCCTGTATCCCACCGGCACCCCGGTTCTGCTTTCCACCGGCGAGGTGGCGGTGGTGGTCAAGACCACCCGCGGCCTGGCGAGAACGCCGCTGGTCAGGGTGGTCCTCGACCCCGAGGGGCAACCGGTTACGCCCTACGACCTGGACCTGGCCCGGCACCCCGACCGGGTCATCACCCGCGTCCTTTCCCCGGAAGAGGCGGCGCAGCTGCCCAACAGCTCCGGTTCCCCGGCGGCAGTTTAG